Proteins from one Bactrocera neohumeralis isolate Rockhampton chromosome 3, APGP_CSIRO_Bneo_wtdbg2-racon-allhic-juicebox.fasta_v2, whole genome shotgun sequence genomic window:
- the LOC126753350 gene encoding uncharacterized protein LOC126753350 isoform X5 — protein MATTMQQSAAPANAATNPQLKRIVYSKYRELLGSYNDKANAIIETLPAYMVREDRGFHCEPSSAVTATVTAAAPATVASKTIISIPARSTITTTITPPSQHITATIAGTAAPAAHTNGTAPPNCAAAALLRQVAAAAAAAAAAQGERVSELYGGSAQRGYEAPACVQNAMVTKDKKPFTYTPGGIDLSQIKSERMAKRLARNAQAEGATGASQQNRPTQPQSPGSGGNAASQIGAAGMGMPFQVLPPPPPPAPIGVAGKKLNGTSAPPPPPPPSSSNTLAPPQNGGGPGSAPGSPNAQRKSPTPQRFEPPPLGFRPEIKIPPNPMAALRKVPPPVEKNTFWKDEYVRDRSKSPMVGENDRASSPNTAANGHAVSAGCGEPATVSLNNNVNNNNNNDVNEHVDGYKKPTTTTQQPELNYNSNNSTQQQQYTPPQPTYSPSYQPLQQQQQQQPQYNNITPPLSVATPSQPQPQQQQQSPRPEFRSVAPPQSPSVHVYTRQTDSPRAESGTPPQRATDSPFRYGGPQPLQQQQQPPQQQRAPPAISPLAQQQPSKLYTSSPTGAGAPAQPTTANTSPNSQPAAQTVPWRTQRTPTQQQQPQSQPQTTAIYNNVSPQQQQQTQPASAYQGPKPSNVGSLYIAPLAAPTEPQAPNVVRQFQQQQQQQQARESPIRQIPQQQQTSQQQQAQPLRSTVPWLSTKPKANDQPEWARPEENGNVVPSSLNRIKSPPPPQSQQQQQQQVYYQQPQQQQPQPQLYGYQPEQGNGFAVAAPTNFGSHGIGSTGLRLQINANPIVNNAATQQTGPRERIIPIQLEQTPTNTTSQQPNFNVSYGGITTAGANQQPSAQRVMSPTQQLNAPRIVQQQQQYTNNNNGAGGGANRSRVIPIAMEGEGTRGPISPSPIVLQNENYNLVVYDCPLEAEIRYRMNRLSDPRSSPIQSKSFRILQKITDTIDDGSGDDRKAESHVDVEPQLQRPQYARQMSAQQARQQPNVEQMRRMQIAAEPQQQQQQQQSQAPQAWNQGNAFKSSQQHTIYNNNNDMPQPYIHPSEQQVPEPKKYTGSAIPSRSFKILQAMTTPENAAELAATDRVELNETPLKAKENESKNISNKNCTEYVNEYNEGTSETTNTHSTTHAPSTTSSSSSISSLSSDSCNYPIPKHPYPAYGYAYPYPWYPPPMPPTNGEAYPAWPYPYSMPPPPPPPSTQVQTNEQSGDAASHTPYATHYPYYYPYYPPPPPPAHNPYAYMQTPRAQTPNEFDSQNAYHEINASAAYPAYVPPYPYPYPVAPSYSQSTTSSRASSVLPDIIVTPSTDDMPSQVILQHHIKIEKSEPPKRNDAVVIEEVATSDNEMRPPELRREQREGSVIDMLSQRLANMSKVVEHNLNMSKDVEKNYAGERDKDFGEKSPTDNASPVPVGIVTLASETEVSSDSESSSDEDSDVTPKCVETNGLQAIKSVTNIQIYKNGNININEVDDEDDVTTADGESDIFDEDDNEEDVAEELELDEYIEENDDMDYDNLSVIYEEESEIEHSSDKPNTIIQRDGSNASDATTVERDDAVEQQIEENDNNDDAEEDSTSVTVRLPLKFSFNDENVATVEVGKSQIEERRHSTSSEGKRSTAFVIAEPQNDSDNEAGGAYEYDDDCEVSVTISLSGSSRSSSMERKPDGRRVSAAYPIEELPTPEPPSAASSNENVSVSFSINARNKFMGQTIRDDVTNNIAMLKSVTHKETIQEKVKEEIKEPDISTKQIKEGPVMKEEPVAKESVTPVIPSDDLDFFATLRATKLQAQKMMETSANYWGKLKEKEEPKKEEVKEEVVVSTTTEPDPEVDDIWADRNEDLPKPVPKLKLADAKDDFWSTFAAATRKTHEEMQAEDVVVEKKSVNTDIKKDEAPAQVHAGRKVTFGDTVDIKNKVETVVESEEVDFWAEIEKSKETKTTEKKTKLKTENAYERKEISEVMHRSNTMKSSTKVLPTALQADLYTPPPSPQVEEESIESEDDDSEADEEEVQYEKGNVSRKLSQPKAPVEEKEDEEDFWASVEKAKAAIGTTKQYSTYDKVEVPSAQTVVEEIDFWADIEKNKNITATTNELSTLNNVEAPSVQAVVEEVDFWADIEKNKNITTTTNELSTPNNAEATSVQAVAEEVDFWADIEKNKNITTTTNELSTHNNVKSSPAQEIVEEVDFWAEIENNKNDRTTTKKVSAINNVETPSAQTVAEEVDFWANIKNNKEQIATTEPYSTTNNAVAPSTQAVVEESNYWANIENNTETTQTPQHIYDPTLYPEEPREVDTDEEIDFWAEIEAKDQDTDDVNFYKSASFWANRERHNSVDETPYSKVLTKPFPANLPDEPTVNVGLWAALEAAKGEEPEYIDPAVEEEKALAAQFNEIPVEEDAVDKAENFEDINKSSSDIWDVASLHEPVVANVWAPPVETNELSKPYQDLEQWIHNNDNNENTEPVAEERTKTERVEETDEANVKRNNYRKAMAFFTTSIDEQKEVNAEKKPRKGRSSNRNSLVGTENANVNEKESIENAVNNYYKETLEQSTARGKSVGLDSFCTENSLQQTINQTRCKSVGVEITRNTLNTDVDTEPYTTEVFTERNKTPTNFEQTLPEVYVEPIVERKLLPNGLPDLGLKKEEVKISVRDRISAFETGAVETPTTAKKTDDSKTHSLSVESCTPRGTLSRNSSQRSESEIEEDDSGVTDMNKPLSETDTESESFPELRKMSSYQRAATHSRLFKLLQDDNDPLEDEKLSKELADEYHFKPSRRKIVHNVSITRRQNPKALADAETMTQRRERLSLPLRKNTSIDADNPSTPNSPASPIMGQPSSNTSVSDKLVNELVQSLLLKRDSSHLRQMPMEKLQAAAKRVLEEELDSLENTSVETTPALTPNDIKNDKSYADYYDTWTHANGSVVDGMPPKAYRAMQDAQRRSPWSVRCPRVLSSKTINRDLARVTESPEIFARNSKSPDCLSQSREGSVSRWRKV, from the exons GTATGGCGGCTCCGCTCAACGGGGCTACGAAGCGCCCGCCTGCGTACAGAATGCAATGGTGACAAAAGACAAGAAGCCATTCACCTACACACCGGGCGGCATTGATCTCTCACAAATCAAATCGGAGCGCATGGCGAAGCGTTTGGCGCGCAACGCACAAGCCGAAGGCGCCACGGGCGCCTCACAACAAAACAGACCGACACAGCCGCAATCGCCAGGCAGTGGCGGCAATGCTGCTTCGCAAATCGGCGCCGCCGGCATGGGTATGCCGTTCCAGGTGCTgccaccgccgccaccaccagcgCCAATCGGAGTAGCGGGTAAGAAATTGAATGGCACATCggcaccgccaccaccaccaccacctaGCTCCTCCAATACATTAGCACCACCACAGAATGGCGGTGGACCGGGTAGTGCGCCCGGTTCGCCCAACGCGCAACGCAAGTCGCCCACACCGCAACGTTTCGAACCGCCACCATTGGGTTTCCGACCGGAAATCAAAATACCGCCAAATCCAATGGCGGCATTGCGCAAAGTACCACCGCCGGTGGAGAAGAATACCTTCTGGAAGGATGAGTATGTGCGCGATCGCTCCAAGAGTCCCATGGTGGGTGAAAATGATCGTGCTAGTTCACCGAATACCGCCGCTAATGGTCATGCCGTTAGCGCCGGTTGCGGTGAGCCAGCTACGGTCAGTCTTAACAACAATgtgaacaacaataacaacaacgatgtCAACGAACATGTCGATG GTTATAAGAAACCAACAACGACTACCCAGCAACCTGAACTtaactacaacagcaacaactccactcaacaacaacaatacacacCGCCTCAACCCACGTACTCACCATCCTATCAGCCattgcagcagcaacagcaacaacagcctcAATATAACAACATCACACCACCCTTGTCGGTTGCAACGCCATCACAACCGCAaccgcagcagcaacaacaatcgcCACGCCCTGAGTTCCGTAGCGTTGCACCGCCACAATCGCCAAGTGTCCATGTCTACACGCGTCAAACGGACAGTCCACGTGCTGAAAGTGGCACACCGCCACAACGCGCCACCGATAGTCCCTTCCGATATGGCGGTCCACAACcactgcagcagcagcagcagccaccGCAACAACAACGCGCTCCACCAGCTATTTCACCGCTAGCACAGCAGCAACCATCAAAGCTGTATACTTCATCACCGACCGGCGCTGGAGCCCCAGCACAGCCAACAACAGCCAACACTTCTCCCAACTCACAGCCAGCGGCACAAACTGTGCCCTGGCGCACTCAACGTACTCCgacgcaacaacagcaaccacagTCGCAGCCACAAACGACTGCGATATATAACAATGTCtcgccacaacaacagcagcaaactCAGCCAGCTTCGGCCTATCAGGGCCCCAAGCCG TCCAATGTCGGCTCGCTCTATATTGCGCCCCTGGCAGCACCTACTGAGCCGCAGGCACCCAATGTTGTGCGTCAatttcagcaacaacaacagcaacagcaagcaCGCGAATCACCAATTCGTCAAAtaccccaacaacaacaaacatcacagcaacaacaagcacagcCTTTACGCTCCACGGTGCCTTGGCTGAGCACAAAGCCGAAGGCAAACGATCAGCCAGAATGGGCGCGTCCCGAGGAAAATGGCAATGTGGTGCCTTCGTCGCTGAATCGCATTAAGTCGCCGCCGCCACCacagtcacaacaacaacagcagcagcaagtaTACTATCAacaaccacagcaacaacaaccgcaacCTCAGCTCTACGGCTATCAGCCTGAGCAGGGTAACGGTTTTGCTGTAGCAGCACCCACGAATTTCGGTAGCCATGGCATTGGCAGCACTGGCTTACGCCTGCAAATCAATGCCAACCCTATTGTCAATAATGCGGCAACTCAACAAACTGGTCCAAGG GAACGCATCATACCCATCCAGTTGGAGCAGACACCGACGAATACTACATCACAGCAACCGAACTTCAATGTCAGCTATGGTGGCATCACTACTG CTGGCGCCAATCAACAGCCATCAGCTCAGCGTGTGATGTCGCCAACACAGCAACTGAATGCTCCACgcattgtacaacaacaacagcaatatacGAATAACAACAACGGCGCTGGTGGTGGCGCTAATCGCTCGCGCGTCATACCCATCGCTATGGAGGGTGAGGGCACACGTGGCCCCATTTCACCATCACCAATCGTTTTGCAAAA TGAAAACTACAATCTGGTAGTTTACGATTGTCCACTTGAGGCGGAAATACGGTACAGAATGAATCGTCTCAG CGATCCACGCTCGTCACCCATACAATCGAAATCCTttagaattttgcaaaaaatcacTGACACTATTGACGACGGTAGCGGCGATGATAGGAAAGCAGAAAGCCATGTCGACGTAGAGCCACAATTACAACGACCACAATACGCGAGACAAATGAGCGCCCAACAGGCGCGTCAACAACCGAATGTAGAGCAAATGAGACGCATGCAAATCGCCGCCGaaccacagcagcagcagcaacagcaacagtcaCAAGCGCCACAGGCATGGAATCAAG gTAATGCTTTTAAAAGCTCACAGCAGCACACcatttacaacaataacaatg acATGCCACAACCATATATCCACCCTAGTGAACAGCAAGTACCCGAACCGAAAAAATACACCGGTAGCGCAATACCAAGTCGatcgtttaaaattttgcaagcgATGACAACACCAGAAAATGCTG ccgAGTTGGCAGCTACAGATCGTGTTGAATTGAACGAAACCCCTTTGAAAGccaaagaaaatgaaagcaaaaatatttctaataaaaattgtacTGAATATGTGAATGAATATAATGAAGGCACATCCGAAACCACAAATACCCATAGCACAACACATGCACCATCCACCACATCATCCTCATCCTCTATATCATCGCTCAGCTCCGATTCTTGCAACTATCCCATACCCAAACATCCTTACCCCGCCTATGGCTATGCATATCCATATCCCTGGTATCCGCCGCCAATGCCACCGACTAACGGTGAGGCATATCCGGCATGGCCGTACCCATATAGCATgcctccaccaccaccaccaccctcAACACAGGTACAGACTAATGAACAAAGCGGCGATGCCGCGTCGCATACTCCATATGCCACACACTATCCTTACTATTATCCTTACTATCCCCCACCGCCGCCACCAGCACACAACCCTTATGCTTATATGCAAACGCCCCGTGCTCAAACCCCAAATGAATTTGATTCGCAAAATGCTTATCACGAAATTAATGCAAGCGCCGCATATCCCGCTTATGTGCCGCCATACCCATACCCTTACCCGGTAGCGCCTAGCTACAGTCAGAGCACGACGTCGAGTCGCGCTAGCAGTGTATTGCCCGACATCATTGTTACGCCCAGCACGGATGATATGCCCTCACAGGTTATATTGCAACATCacataaaaatcgaaaaaagtgAACCGCCAAAGCGCAATGATGCTGTCGTGATCGAAGAGGTCGCTACGAGTGACAATGAGATGAGGCCGCCAGAGTTGAGGCGCGAACAACGTGAGGGTTCCGTTATTGATATGTTGTCACAACGTTTGGCGAATATGTCCAAAGTTGTCGAACATAATCTGAATATGAGCAAAGATGTCGAGAAGAACTATGCCGGCGAGCGTGATAAGGATTTCGGCGAAAAATCACCGACGGATAACGCATCGCCAGTACCGGTAGGTATTGTAACTTTAGCTTCGGAGACCGAAGTGAGTTCGGACTCCGAAAGCAGCAGTGATGAGGATTCGGATGTGACGCCCAAATGTGTCGAAACGAATGGCTTGCAGGCAATAAAATCTGTCACAAATATACAAATCTACAAGAATGGTAATATAAACATAAACGAAGTCGATGATGAAGACGATGTGACAACGGCTGACGGCGAGAGCGATATCTTCGATGAGGATGACAATGAAGAAGATGTCGCTGAGGAGCTTGAGTTGGATGAATATATTGAGGAAAACGATGATATGGACTACGATAACCTGAGTGTCATCTACGAAGAGGAGAGTGAAATTGAACATAGCAGCGATAAGCCGAATACAATCATACAACGTGATGGTTCTAATGCCAGTGATGCTACAACAGTTGAGCGTGACGACGCTGTCGAGCAGCAAATTGAGGAGAATGACAACAATGACGACGCAGAGGAGGACTCCACCTCGGTTACCGTACGTTTACCATTAAAGTTCTCATTCAACGATGAGAATGTAGCCACTGTGGAGGTCGGCAAATCACAAATTGAAGAAAGACGCCATAGCACGTCTTCGGAAGGTAAGCGCAGCACTGCATTTGTCATTGCGGAACCTCAAAATGACTCCGACAATGAAGCAGGAGGAGCTTATGAGTACGATGATGATTGTGAAGTAAGTGTAACGATAAGCTTGAGTGGGTCTTCACGTTCGAGTTCAATGGAACGCAAGCCCGACGGACGACGCGTCTCAGCAGCATATCCAATTGAAGAGCTACCAACACCAGAGCCGCCAAGCGCAGCATCGAGTAACGAAAACGTTTCGGTGTCATTCTCAATAAATGCGCGCAACAAATTTATGGGTCAAACTATCAGGGATGATGTGACCAATAATATAGCGATGTTGAAAAGTGTGACGCACAAAGAGACCATACAGGAAAaagtaaaagaagaaataaaggAACCAGATATAAGTacgaaacaaataaaagaaggGCCAGTGATGAAAGAAGAGCCTGTGGCGAAAGAATCAGTTACGCCAGTAATTCCGTCCGACGATTTGGACTTCTTTGCTACACTACGTGCAACTAAGCTGCAAGCGCAGAAAATGATGGAGACATCAGCGAACTATTGGGGCAAGTTAAAGGAAAAGGAGGAACCCAAAAAGGAAGAAGTAAAGGAGGAAGTTGTCGTCTCAACTACAACAGAGCCCGACCCAGAGGTGGATGATATTTGGGCTGATAGAAACGAGGATTTACCGAAGCCGGTGccgaaattaaaattagccGATGCTAAAGACGATTTCTGGTCCACATTTGCGGCGGCAACGCGAAAAACACACGAGGAAATGCAAGCAGAAGATGTTGTTGTAGAAAAAAAGTCGGTAAACACAGATATCAAGAAGGATGAAGCCCCTGCTCAGGTCCATGCTGGCCGTAAGGTCACATTTGGAGACACGGTAGATATTAAAAACAAGGTAGAAACTGTAGTCGAGTCGGAAGAAGTTGACTTTTGGGCAGAGATCGAAAAATCCAAGGAAACTAAGACAACTGAAAAGAAAACCAAACTCAAGACCGAAAATGCATACGAACGTAAAGAAATAAGTGAAGTTATGCATAGATCAAACACTATGAAGTCATCCACTAAGGTTCTACCAACAGCGCTACAAGCAGATTTGTATACACCGCCTCCATCACCACAGGTAGAAGAAGAGTCAATCGAGAGTGAGGACGATGATTCAGAAGCAGATGAAGAAGAGGTTCAGTATGAAAAAGGGAATGTTAGCAGAAAACTGTCTCAACCAAAAGCACCAGTGGAGGAGAAAGAAGATGAGGAAGACTTCTGGGCTTCTGTGGAAAAAGCTAAAGCCGCAATTGGCACAACAAAACAATACTCAACTTACGACAAAGTAGAAGTTCCATCAGCACAAACGGTTGTTGAAGAGATCGACTTTTGGGCTGACATTGAAAAGAACAAGAATATTACAGCTACAACGAATGAGTTATCAACACTCAACAATGTAGAGGCTCCTTCAGTCCAAGCCGTTGTTGAGGAAGTCGACTTCTGGGccgatattgaaaaaaataagaatattacAACTACAACGAATGAGTTATCAACCCCCAACAACGCAGAGGCGACTTCAGTCCAAGCCGTTGCTGAGGAAGTTGACTTCTGGGCcgatatagaaaaaaataagaatattacAACTACAACGAATGAGTTATCAACCCATAATAATGTGAAGTCTTCCCCAGCCCAAGAGATTGTTGAGGAAGTAGACTTTTGggctgaaattgaaaataataagaatgacagaactacaacaaaaaaagtatcaGCAATCAACAACGTAGAAACTCCTTCAGCCCAAACGGTTGCTGAGGAAGTCGACTTCTGggccaacataaaaaataacaaagaacAAATTGCCACAACTGAACCATATTCAACAACCAACAATGCAGTGGCTCCTTCAACACAAGCCGTTGTAGAAGAAAGCAATTACTGGGCAAACATTGAAAACAATACCGAAACAACGCAGACCCCTCAACATATCTATGATCCCACACTTTACCCCGAAGAACCACGTGAAGTTGATACCGATGAAGAGATCGATTTCTGGGCTGAAATCGAAGCTAAAGATCAAGACACGGACGATGTTAATTTCTATAAATCTGCATCTTTCTGGGCCAACCGTGAGCGCCATAATTCTGTCGATGAAACACCTTATTCTAAAGTGTTAACTAAACCATTCCCTGCTAACTTGCCCGACGAGCCAACTGTAAACGTGGGTCTATGGGCAGCATTAGAAGCCGCGAAAGGTGAAGAACCCGAATACATTGACCCAGCTGTGGAGGAAGAGAAGGCTCTAGCAGCACAATTTAATGAGATCCCAGTGGAAGAAGACGCAGTAGATAAAGCAGAAAACTTTGAAGATATCAATAAAAGCTCAAGTGACATTTGGGATGTAGCATCTCTACACGAACCTGTTGTGGCAAATGTTTGGGCGCCACCGGTAGAGACCAATGAGCTTAGCAAGCCATACCAAGATCTCGAACAATGGATACATAATAAcgataataatgaaaataccGAACCGGTGGCGGAGGAGCGCACTAAAACTGAACGCGTTGAAGAGACAGATGAGGCAAATGTCAAACGCAATAATTACCGTAAAGCTATGGCCTTCTTCACTACGTCTATTGATGAGCAGAAGGAAGTGAACGCCGAGAAAAAACCAAGAAAAGGCCGATCTTCAAATAGAAACTCGCTAGTCGGGACAGAAAACGcgaatgtaaatgaaaaagaaagcaTCGAAAATGCAGTAAACAACTATTACAAAGAAACCCTTGAACAATCCACAGCAAGAGGCAAGAGTGTCGGGCTCGACAGCTTCTGTACTGAAAATAGCCTACAACAAACCATAAATCAGACTAGATGTAAAAGTGTAGGTGTGGAAATAACAAGAAATACACTGAACACAGATGTTGATACCGAACCGTACACCACGGAAGTGTTTACGGAACGCAATAAAACACCAACAAACTTCGAGCAGACCTTACCCGAGGTTTATGTGGAGCCCATTGTAGAGAGAAAGCTTTTACCTAACGGTTTACCTGATTTGGGTCTTAAGAAGGAAGAGGTTAAGATTTCAGTACGCGATCGAATCTCTGCTTTCGAAACTGGTGCGGTGGAAACGCCAACCACAGCAAAGAAAACTGACGATAGCAAAACACACTCACTCTCGGTAGAGAGCTGCACACCCAGAGGAACGCTGTCGCGTAACAGTTCACAACGTTCCGAGTCGGAAATTGAGGAAGATGACTCCGGTGTAACGGATATGAATAAACCACTTTCCGAAACTGACACCGAATCCGAAAGCTTCCCCGAGCTGCGTAAAATGAGCAGCTATCAACGCGCCGCCACACATTCCAGACTCTTTAAGCTGCTGCAAGACGACAACGATCCGCTCGAAGACGAAAAACTAAGCAAAGAGCTCGCCGACGAATATCACTTCAAACCAAGCCGCCGCAAGATCGTACACAATGTATCCATCACACGTCGGCAGAATCCGAAAGCGCTTGCCGATGCCGAAACCATGACACAACGACGCGAACGACTCTCACTGCCACTACGTAAAAACACCAGCATCGATGCGGATAATCCCTCGACACCCAACAGTCCAGCCTCACCGATTATGGGACAACCGTCCAGTAACACTAGCGTCAGCGATAAACTAGTCAATGAATTGGTGCAGAGTCTGCTATTGAAACGCGATAGCAGCCATTTGCGTCAAATGCCCATGGAAAAGCTGCAGGCAGCTGCCAAACGTGTGCTTGAAGAGGAGCTGGACTCATTGGAAAATACATCGGTCGAGACGACACCGGCGCTCACACCAAACGACATCAAAAACGACAAAAGCTATGCCGACTACTATGATACATGGACGCACGCGAACGGCAGCGTCGTGGACGGCATGCCCCCAAAAGCGTATCGCGCTATGCAAGATGCGCAGCGGCGTAGTCCTTGGTCCGTGCGTTGTCCACGTGTACTCAGCTCGAAAACGATAAATCGCGATTTGGCGCGTGTAACCGAGTCGCCGGAGATTTTCGCACGAAATAGCAAAAGTCCCGACTGTCTCTCGCAATCGCGCGAGGGCTCGGTGAGTCGTTGGCGCAAAGTTTAG